A region from the Mercenaria mercenaria strain notata chromosome 7, MADL_Memer_1, whole genome shotgun sequence genome encodes:
- the LOC128558511 gene encoding uncharacterized protein LOC128558511, which translates to MDPTMCIKVFVLCALMSGALGGGLNYDCTSDDDVQISGFPANSYYYAMQNSTQCNVTASGTSISISGCSKDSEILVTYGSYSDMETYWLHGGKAVNAVKVTCNEIPVAGNTHNVSEIFSANLTIDETQSVDSSYNVTSSLSSYSVTVGDQITWTITFPVEYTLEVTQCTASPGTSYVLADKVDLISSGGCHVSSELISNFTDNGDGTASATIEAFKFYNNDQIFLTCDLKVCPSGSTSCDTQCAGSRKREVGDIFKRSAPESETVGFYPKQVHNVLTVIDPSENSAMTVTPFGWSFVFTLTLVLCIRLTRFF; encoded by the exons attacgACTGCACTTCGGACGACGATGTTCAAATTTCCGGTTTTCCTGCAAATTCTTACTATTACGCCATGCAGAATTCCACTCAGTGCAATGTAACGGCCTCAGGAACATCAATCTCAATTTCGGGCTGTTCAAAA GATTCAGAAATTTTAGTCACGTACGGTTCCTATTCTGACATGGAGACGTATTGGTTGCATGGGGGAAAAGCCGTGAATGCAGTAAAAGTTACATGCAATGAGATCCCAGTCGCAGGAAACACACACAACGTTAGTGAAATATTTTCAGCAAA CTTGACCATTGACGAGACGCAGTCTGTTGACTCATCCTACAACGTAACTTCATCTCTCAGCAGTTACAGTGTAACTGTCGGGGATCAAATCACGTGGACAATCACTTTCCCAG TGGAGTACACGCTAGAAGTTACCCAATGCACAGCCAGTCCTGGAACCAGCTATGTATTGGCGGATAAAGTCGACCTCATATCCAGCGGAGG atgcCATGTTAGCAGTGAACTTATCAGCAATTTTACAGACAACGGTGATGGAACAGCGTCTGCAACAATTGAAGCTTTTAAGTTCTACAATAACGACCAAATTTTCTTGACATGTGATCTGAAGGTCTGTCCAAGCGGCTCGACCTCGTGCGAC ACTCAATGTGCAGGTTCCAGAAAGAGAGAAGTAGGAGACATATTCAAAAGATCCGCTCCGGAATCAGAGACTGTAGGATTTTACCCAAAGCAGGTTCACAACGTACTGACAGTTATTGATCCGAGCGAAAACAGCGCCATGACAG TTACTCCATTTGGATGGAGCTTTGTGTTCACCTTGACCTTAGTTCTCTGCATCCGTCTGACCAGATTCTTTTGA